A window of Cytobacillus sp. FSL H8-0458 genomic DNA:
TTTCCTTAATCATTTCAAGCAGGTAAGAATTATTTGCGATTACGCTGCCGCCAAAAACGACTTGGTGCGGGTCTAATAAACATGAAATAGAGTAGATACCCTGAGCCCAACTATCAGTCACCTCGTCAATGACCGGCTGAAATTCCAGCGCACCGGCTCGATAGCGTTCAAAGACATCCTTTGCCGACAAATCCGCTACTTGCAATTCTCTTTCAGCTATTTTGGCAATCGAGGGTCCTGCAGCCGCTTTTTCCAGCCTTTCGAGCTTCCTATCAGCTGCTCTTGTAAAAATAGGAATCAAGCCTACTTCTCCTGCGAATCCCGCCCCTCTATAAAAGGATCCATTATGAATGATAGCGCAGGAGATGCCCGTGCTTATCGTAATATAGACAAACGTTTCATCTATTTTTCCACGTGTAGCCTTCCACTCAGCATATGCAGCGGTATAGACGTCATTGTCAGTAACAATCCTCTCGAGTTGGAAATGTTTACGCAGCCGTCCAGCAACAGGGAATTGTGCCCACGGCAGGTTATTTTGAAAAACTGCAATCCCCTGCCCCCGATCGACCTTTCCTGGTACACCAACACCAATACCTTCCATGTCACCTATAGAATAAGCGGTATTTTTTAAAACTTCTTCTACCGATTCTACGACTCTGATAAACATTTTTTCTCTGCTCGATGGATCACTTTTTACTTCTGCCCGATATAGCAATTCCCCGGTTTCAGAAACAATTCCCGCCGCAATCTTCGTCCCGCCAATATCAATACCAATGGCTTTTCTCATAACATTCACCTCGACAGTAAAATTTCTATATGAACTCAATCTTTGTAAGGATGGGTTGTTGGTACAAGATGATCATTAAAAAAACTCATAGATAGAAAACTATGAGTTCATTTAATTAATAATTTTATTATAACACTAAAACTTGTTGGGTCAACCCGACATTTAAAATGTTATTTTCCTTCAAACTTTAAGCTCCAGCTGTGAAGA
This region includes:
- a CDS encoding ROK family protein; the protein is MRKAIGIDIGGTKIAAGIVSETGELLYRAEVKSDPSSREKMFIRVVESVEEVLKNTAYSIGDMEGIGVGVPGKVDRGQGIAVFQNNLPWAQFPVAGRLRKHFQLERIVTDNDVYTAAYAEWKATRGKIDETFVYITISTGISCAIIHNGSFYRGAGFAGEVGLIPIFTRAADRKLERLEKAAAGPSIAKIAERELQVADLSAKDVFERYRAGALEFQPVIDEVTDSWAQGIYSISCLLDPHQVVFGGSVIANNSYLLEMIKEKLKIYQIPEQQHLLSRMSISTIKQDNGVIGAGLQVFGCI